A region of Zootoca vivipara chromosome 15, rZooViv1.1, whole genome shotgun sequence DNA encodes the following proteins:
- the RNF26 gene encoding E3 ubiquitin-protein ligase RNF26, translating to MWSSAMDLVFLVINGVGMILDLLVVLLDVNFFLFSTLVSFLVWLIAFVYSLPNTLVACVIHCWNGITLSLLCIAEALYYLTLGSVHTIINMLRGFFSSMESLKVVGHLFTHLTLKSKDIMHRGFWNLVGSGQSLLRQVCEVCAIIMSLVAYFVNSIINICLIGTQNLFSLGLALWETVVGPFLRVTDIFAAFVARLSSSAIAMAILLWTPCQLAFDLLASVSKLLLNVFFLNLYGLMLLSVILATSILILNPQLTWTLASQMSGYLNTMPSYQRLLRDMRRLYQIVLLSLEMVLSSQAWRRLADWSLQMASWNRGGRGGNHHVEQEQQLLLEDNQERPGGPAVVQGPAPPGATHPRRQGPPVTNQQAVPRARQTWQAAARGSRNQHRTEDDLESTTQRSLQSGQHLQPPSEGPSTSHAKPGTKEQLNTLEDDDDPWLLLKEQEERKKCVICQDQTKTVLLLPCRHLCLCQQCTEILLQQAIYQRNCPLCRQMILQTLNVYL from the coding sequence ATGTGGAGCTCCGCTATGGATCTAGTGTTTCTGGTTATCAATGGTGTGGGAATGATTTTGGACCTCTTGGTTGTCTTGCTGGATGTCAACTTCTTCCTCTTTTCCACACTAGTGTCCTTCCTCGTCTGGCTCATTGCATTTGTTTATAGCCTCCCCAATACCTTGGTTGCTTGTGTGATCCACTGCTGGAATGGGATTACGTTATCCTTGCTATGCATAGCCGAAGCATTGTATTATTTGACTCTGGGCTCTGTGCACACCATCATCAACATGCTGCGGGGCTTCTTCTCCAGCATGGAGAGCTTGAAAGTAGTGGGCCACCTGTTCACCCACCTGACACTTAAAAGCAAAGATATTATGCACCGTGGTTTCTGGAACCTGGTTGGATCCGGCCAGTCACTTCTCAGGCAAGTGTGTGAAGTGTGTGCCATCATCATGAGCCTTGTGGCTTACTTCGTCAACAGCATCATCAACATCTGCCTCATCGGAACCCAGAACCTTTTCTCTCTGGGACTGGCCCTGTGGGAAACTGTTGTTGGCCCCTTTCTGAGGGTCACCGATATTTTTGCAGCTTTTGTTGCACGGCTGTCCAGCAGTGCCATTGCTATGGCCATCCTCCTGTGGACTCCCTGCCAGTTGGCGTTTGATCTGCTGGCCTCTGTGAGCAAGCTGCTGCTTAATGTTTTCTTCCTCAACCTCTATGGTTTGATGTTGCTGTCTGTGATTCTTGCCACCAGCATCTTAATCCTCAACCCTCAGCTGACGTGGACACTGGCAAGCCAAATGTCTGGCTATTTGAACACCATGCCTTCTTACCAGCGCCTGCTCAGAGACATGCGTCGCCTGTATCAGATTGTACTCTTGTCATTGGAGATGGTCTTGAGCTCGCAAGCTTGGCGCAGGTTAGCTGACTGGAGCCTCCAGATGGCTAGCTGGAACAGAGGTGGCAGGGGAGGAAACCACCATGTGGAACAAGAGCAACAGCTTTTGCTTGAGGACAACCAAGAAAGGCCAGGAGGACCTGCTGTAGTTCAGGGACCAGCTCCTCCCGGAGCAACTCATCCAAGAAGACAAGGGCCACCTGTGACCAATCAGCAAGCTGTACCCCGTGCCCGCCAAACATGGCAGGCAGCAGCTCGAGGCAGCAGGAACCAGCACAGAACAGAAGATGATCTGGAATCAACTACACAACGGAGTCTGCAGTCAGGGCAGCACTTGCAGCCTCCTAGTGAAGGACCAAGCACATCACATGCCAAACCTGGAACAAAAGAGCAGCTTAATACTCTGGAGGACGACGATGACCCATGGCTTCTTCTGAAAGAACAAGAAGAGCGGAAGAAATGTGTCATCTGCCAGGACCAAACAAAGACAGTTTTGCTACTTCCCTGCCGGCATCTTTGCCTCTGCCAGCAATGCACTGAAATCCTGCTGCAGCAGGCCATATACCAGCGCAACTGCCCACTCTGCCGGCAGATGATCCTGCAGACTCTCAATGTCTACCTGTGA